From Arachis hypogaea cultivar Tifrunner chromosome 3, arahy.Tifrunner.gnm2.J5K5, whole genome shotgun sequence:
CTTTCTAAAACTACCTTTTGCAAGCTAATATACACTTTCTTTATTCTATCaaggtatataataataataataataataataataataataataataataataataaaattcatgcacatcatatactatatatatagatatattttattatctACGGTATTTTCTAATCCATCAAATCAAAGAATAATTTATCATAGATCTGAACTTTATTTAAGGGTCTGTTTAAGCAGACGAGTGAGGTAGTCACTCGACCAACGGGTTAGTTatcatatactatatatatagcaTTGCTTTGCTTGAAAATAGCGAGAAAATGTTTTCTTTTcctgaacaaaaaaataaaaataaaaataaaaaggaaagggTCCCTCTGTGTTAGTCACATGGCGAAATTTTCATGCCCTAAAGttcataataaatatataaatggaGTCAAAATATGTGAAGTTGGTGTGTGGTGCTTTAGTAGTGGCAGGGCACTTTCTAATTAATCAACATTATGTGTTTAGTAGAATTACAAAATTATATTCAGCTAAGGATCTAAAAGAGAGATATACAAGTCATTTAGATACAATAAGAAATTCAGCAGATGCCTATACAATAGCTATTACTCCAAATATCTTGGTGTCTAAGAATTATACTGAATTACTCATGTAAAAGATGTGACATACAAGTCCAAACTAATATCATAATTTGTAGGAATTATGCAAAATGAAGTGTTGTCTTTGGTATGAATAGgtagtttctttttatttttgtttattttttgcctGGTCAGTATAGTAGTCTAATTATCTTGGGTTTGAAAAATAAATACTCATACAATGAATGCTATGTGAATTACCCTCGCCCCCAATAATAGAGCGCATTTTAGATAAACaaatatatttgataataaaaataaaaaactctcaaaacgtattattttttactttatttaatgcatcatataataaataaattttaaataagataagtttaaatttttttcccCCTAACATTCCCGTTAGATAAAATTTACCTCTAATTCTAAGCCATATTTTTCTTAAGCTCACTTGACTACACACTCACTATAACCCATACCTAAGTGTCCTTTTATAAATCGAGAAGTTGATATAAAATTAAAGggcattttattaatattttccaCTAATACACAAAGGAATATATATCTATGAATAATGTTAGAAGATTAAGTTCTGAATAACAATATATACGTATTTGAAAGCAAGTGCTAAATAAATTACATGTGATTTAGCAAAGTCGGCTGGGAAATTCAACAGTATGGCAGATAAATTTCTTTAACCCATGTTGCAACACACCACTGATTTGGACCTTCCACCTAAACCCTTATAATGTGCCAATTTTATTTGGTTCCATTCTAATCTGTAACTAACAGAACAGGTCAACTGACGCAAATAAACAACTCTGACATGACAGATTAGTTCAATTGCAAGAAAGAACGATAAGTCAATTAGTTTAGCATTTTTATGTGTTGTAACTTGTAACTAGTTTTGTTTCAACAACAAGTGGAGGTGCTACTTGATGACTTGAAATACAGATCATTGGCTAATCCTtcattttactaattaatttCCATAATAATGCAAATCACACAGCACACATATCACCTCACATTTCCACAATTTTTAATAAGACCTGATTACTCAGACTTTGCTAGAAAAATCTGATGAATTAGGTGATGTGTATCTCAAACATTATATTTACACCTAATATAGTTGTTATTTTTATATGACATATTATGCTGATGCTTCAAATtgactttaaaattttataagttcTACAAATGAAGTTTAAATGAAATCTGGAGTCTGATGAACAATAGCTTCTCCTTCAAGcatctttcttgcttctttcattGAAGGCCACGCCAATAGCaatgttatatatgaattttctCATAGCTTATTGAAGCATTCCCTTGTTCTTGCTTAAGTATGTACTTGTCAAGAGAACCATTAGGCATGTACTCATAAACCAGAGCGAGCTTAGTTCTTTCCAGTGGTGGCAACTTCATTGATGAACTGTTGTTGATTTGGCTTAGAGAATTTGCACAACATAGCGTTTGCTTTGGAGTTTTCCTTTGTAGACAGAGCCATAACCTCCTTCACCTAACTTGTGCTTGAAATTATGTTttgtcaattattttaatttttgaagttaAATTTTACAAGTCATTTTAAGGATCAAaatagtatataaaaatataatttcaaagACTAAATTAATACTGGTTAAACtttagaaattaaaacaaaacacgCTTATAATTTCAAAGAACAAATTGAACTCTTATTCTTTTCTCTCACTCATACTCTTACTTTATATTTGTAGCCTTAGTCAACCAAGATGTTAAAATTGCGTAGCtaaataagaaaaattgaaattcattgGTCAATTTAAGTAAACTAAAACTCAATTAAGGGGAGTTAGAGATCTTACCGCTATAAATTGGGATAACCATAACCCCTGCTGAAATTATAAGAGAGGGAAAAAGGATTAGAAAATggaaatagttaaaaataatgtCCACCACATATTAGAAGATTGAAATACTTTTGTTCAGGCGTTCACAACAAAATAAGAATTTAGCTGAAGCTGTATACTTGTGCACGAACGAACGTAGAttaaactattaaattaattactatatattcttgtataaatatatattaattaaattatttatatattaattaaattaaattacgcTATAGGTTCACACGTACACTCACTCTAATACTGCATATGTATCAAGCCTCCTTGTCCTCtgcaaattaaactcaaattgAACGTAATTTTGTCAGTGTTCGGGGCTAGCTATGAAGGCATTGGTTATAGTCTAAAACGGTGagattttctttttttggtttagtctgaaaataaaaaaaagttagcgTCCCAACCAAACAATAAAAGAGTTAGGTGGAGGTTGACCCCAAAATAGAATTATCAAAGGGTACccagaaaaatagaaaagaggTGAGCCCAAATCTATTCGAAGTTGACGAAAACATTCAAGGGTATTTTTATCAGATGTCCCCGAAGGGTATTACAGTAATTCCATATTCGCCCACCTGCCACATTACCTCCAAACTCCAAAGTAAAGTACAAATTCGAGGGAATAGATTCCAATTTCGTtggaacatttcatcaaacaccatAGCTTCCATCCTTTTTCCATGCAAATGCAATGCAGCCACTCAGAAACCCGAATCTATCTTCACCACTACGTCACTTTCTCTTCAGATTCAGAGTCAAACCCAATCCTCATGATTCACCATCACTGTCACTGAAGAATCTCAATCCGTATCTTCACAGAACTCTCTGCGCTTCTTCTTATACGACATCATCATCTTCTCCTACGCCTTGTGAATCCGATTCCAACGATGTAAAACCCTCCGTTCACATCGATGCAGGATCGTCAAACCGCAAACCAATTAGTCGATGGCCTGGGATGTTCCATTCCCCTGCTACACACGCTCTCTGGGAGGCCAGATCCAAGATCCACGAGTGCCCCATCCTTCCCAATGGCAAAAGCTTAGAAACCGTTGCGAAATCGCCGTCAAGAAGCAGGACTAGCATATACTACAACTTCTCTTCGGATCACATACTTCGCGAGCAGTATAGGAACCCATGGAACCATATCAGGATGGGGAAGCTCGTCGAGGATTTCGACGCTCTTGCTGGAACAATTGCATTCAAGGTCTGCACTACACTCTCAAAATTAaagttctttcttttcttgttgtgtGGTAAAGCCTTTTTTTTGTGGTGTAGCATTGCAGCAACGAAGATGGAGCTACGAGGCCTCTATTATTGGTGACTGCTTCTGTTGACAAAATGGTTCTGAAGAAACCGATCCATATTGATGAAGATTTGACTATCGCTGGTGCGGTTACTTGGGTTGGAAGGTCATCCATGGAGATTCAACTCGAACTCACTCAGTTTACAAAAGGTAACGTATCATCATTACCATTTACCGCTACTAATCGATTATGAGGGCTCAATAATCAACGCTTTCAATGCATATATCAGTATTAGGTTTCTAAAAGTCTGCTGCTTTTATTGTTAGTACTTGTTGGCTACTTGGCTGTGCTGTGCTTATTTAATGCAGTATATGAAGTGATTGTCAAAGTGTATTTAGAGTGTGACAATTTCTTAACTTAGCTTCATTTTATACGTCACCAAGCATGCATTTGTCACTGTCAATACGTCCAAAACAACCGACTTTATTTATTCAATATTATTACTTAGTTGGATGAATTCGTGGCGTTAGTAATTAGTAATTACTAGTTATTGTACAATGCATGCAGTAGTGTTTGAGTGTTTGGTTATTATTTTCTCTAAATTTGCGATACAAGCCATGCAGGGTCAAACAGTAACTGCATCTTATTATTAACTTATGCATCATATTGTGCGATAATATGTCCCttcagaaaaggaaaaaaaaaagtagaagaaaggaaACTTCCAGTTGCTGTTATAGAGAGCCCCTTTCGAATTTTTATGATGACATAGTTTTATACTCCCAAACCTGTCTTTGAAGTGTTGCATAAATAGGATTGCTCGCGAATTTTAAatacaataaagtatatacataaatatgaaaattttatataaagaaCTAGTCAcaaatttatgttttaaaaaaagtATTTGTGTATCATAGTCATAGCCATTAGCCACTGATACTGCCCTCTTGATACTTCACTTGTTGCTAACAGGGAATGAGAAAATCCAAGAATCACCTAAACTTGTGGCCAACTTCACATTTGTGGCTCGGGACTCTGTCACAGGAAAGGCAGTCCCAATTAACCAGGTCTTACCTGAAACTGAGAAAGAAAAATTGCTATgggaagaagcagagaagagtaGCAAGTTAAGGAAACAAAGGAAAACTGAAGAGAAACATGGAAATGATGGAGACACTGGAAATAGGCTCAGTGCACTATTGGCAGAAGGGCGTATATTCAGTGACATGCCAGCATTGGCCAACAGAGACAGCATCCTCATGAAGGATACTTGTCTCCAAAATTCTTTTATCTGCCAGCCACAGCAGAGGAACATCCATGGCCGAATCTTTGGGGGTTTCTTGATGAGAAGAGCC
This genomic window contains:
- the LOC112791556 gene encoding acyl-coenzyme A thioesterase 2, chloroplastic, with the protein product MQPLRNPNLSSPLRHFLFRFRVKPNPHDSPSLSLKNLNPYLHRTLCASSYTTSSSSPTPCESDSNDVKPSVHIDAGSSNRKPISRWPGMFHSPATHALWEARSKIHECPILPNGKSLETVAKSPSRSRTSIYYNFSSDHILREQYRNPWNHIRMGKLVEDFDALAGTIAFKHCSNEDGATRPLLLVTASVDKMVLKKPIHIDEDLTIAGAVTWVGRSSMEIQLELTQFTKGNEKIQESPKLVANFTFVARDSVTGKAVPINQVLPETEKEKLLWEEAEKSSKLRKQRKTEEKHGNDGDTGNRLSALLAEGRIFSDMPALANRDSILMKDTCLQNSFICQPQQRNIHGRIFGGFLMRRAFELAFSTAYAFAGVAPHFLEVDHVDFVKPVDVGNFLRLKTCVLYTELDNPTKPLVNVEVVAHVTKPELRSSEVSNRFYFTFGVDSEAIRNGLRIRTVVPATEEEARKVLERMDAECEDS